A window of Deltaproteobacteria bacterium CG2_30_66_27 genomic DNA:
CGCCGACCGGCGGCTTGAAGACGCGGGAGACCTTGGCCAGCACCGGGCCATCGGGGATCTGCTCGACCGCCTGCCGGACGATCTTTATGCTCTCGCGCATCTCGTTGATCCGCACCATGTACCGGTCGAAGCAGTCGCCGAGTTTCCCCCGCTCGCCGGCGCCGACGCAGACCTTGAAGTCGAACTTCGGGTAGACCGAGTACGGCTCGTCCTTCCGCAGGTCGAAGGGGACGCCCGAACCGCGCAGGCTGGGGCCCGTCAGCCCGTAGGCGACCGCGTCGGCCGCGGAGATCACGGCGACGTTCGCCAGCCGGTTGACGAAGATCTTGTTGTAGGAGATGAGCTCGTTGTATTCGTCGATTTTCGGCTCGAAGTAGTCGAGGAACTCCTTCGTCTTTTCGAGGAATCCCGGAGGCGCGTCGCCGGAGACGCCGCCGATACGGGCGTAGTTGTACGTCAGGCGGGCCCCGCAAAGCATCTCGAAGAGGTCGTTGATCCGCTCCCGTTCGCGAATGCCGTACAGGAACGGGGTGAACGCCCCCATGTCCGCGGTGTACGACCCGAACGCGATCAGGTGAGAGGAGATCCGGTTCAGCTCGCAGACGATGACGCGCAGGTACTCGGCGCGCTCGGGAACCTCGATCTTCGCCAGTTTCTCGACGGTCCACGCCCACGCGCAGTTGCAGTTCATCGCCGCCAGGTAGTCGAGGCGGTCGGTGAACGGCATGTACTGGGCGTAGGAGACGCGCTCGCCGATCTTCTCGAGCGCACGGTGCAGGTAGCCGATGTCGGGAACCGCGCGGGTCACCACCTCGCCGTCGGTGGTGAGGATCACCCGGAGCACCCCGTGGGTGCTCGGGTGCTGCGGCCCCATGTTGATCGTCATCTCCTGCGTCGGGAGCGCGTTCGGCCGGATCGTCATACCTTGATCCCGCGGTAGAAGTCCGGGTACTTGTACTCCTTGCGCAGCGGGTGCCCCTCCCAGTCCTCCGGCAGGAGGATCCGCCGAAGGTCCTTCGACCCCTCGAACACGATCCCGAACAGGTCG
This region includes:
- a CDS encoding NADH dehydrogenase (Catalyzes the transfer of electrons from NADH to quinone), which gives rise to MTIRPNALPTQEMTINMGPQHPSTHGVLRVILTTDGEVVTRAVPDIGYLHRALEKIGERVSYAQYMPFTDRLDYLAAMNCNCAWAWTVEKLAKIEVPERAEYLRVIVCELNRISSHLIAFGSYTADMGAFTPFLYGIRERERINDLFEMLCGARLTYNYARIGGVSGDAPPGFLEKTKEFLDYFEPKIDEYNELISYNKIFVNRLANVAVISAADAVAYGLTGPSLRGSGVPFDLRKDEPYSVYPKFDFKVCVGAGERGKLGDCFDRYMVRINEMRESIKIVRQAVEQIPDGPVLAKVSRVFKPPVGEVYFRSECPRGETGIYLISDGAVNAYRLKIRTGSFVTMNIFETITKGLMIADIVAVIGSFDIILPEIDR